One Centroberyx gerrardi isolate f3 chromosome 2, fCenGer3.hap1.cur.20231027, whole genome shotgun sequence DNA window includes the following coding sequences:
- the ube2l3a gene encoding ubiquitin-conjugating enzyme E2 L3a: MAANRRLQKELEEIRKSGMKFFRNIQVDDSNILNWQGLIVPDNPPYDKGAFRIEIIFPPEYPFKPPKIAFKTKIYHPNIDEKGQVCLPVISAENWKPATKTNQVIQSLIALVNSPQPEHPLRADLAEEYSKDRKKFLKNAEEFTKKHGEKRPVE; this comes from the exons gaACTGGAGGAAATCCGCAAATCTGGGATGAAATTTTTCCGCAACATTCAAGTGGATGACTCAAATATTTTGAACTGGCAAGGGCTCATTGTTCCT GACAATCCTCCATATGACAAAGGCGCGTTTCGGATTGAGATCATATTCCCTCCCGAGTATCCCTTCAAGCCGCCCAAGATCGCTTTCAAGACAAAAATCTACCACCCCAACATTGACGAGAAGGGCCAGGTGTGCCTGCCTGTGATCAGCGCGGAGAACTGGAAACCTGCCACGAAAACTAACCAAG TGATTCAGTCTCTCATCGCTCTGGTGAACAGTCCTCAGCCCGAGCATCCGCTGAGGGCCGACCTCGCCGAGGAATACTCCAAGGACCGTAAAAAATTCCTGAAGAACGCGGAGGAGTTTACAAAGAAACACGGCGAGAAGCGACCCGTGGAGTGA